A window of Glycine soja cultivar W05 chromosome 2, ASM419377v2, whole genome shotgun sequence genomic DNA:
GGTGTTTCTTTAGTTGCAGATGCTGCTGAGCATTTGGAGCGAGCTGCAACTGTTAAAGGAATTGAACAAGACCAGGAGAATCCAGGTAGCTACCACACTTGAAGTTTTATCCTATCCTTGCTTCCACAAGAGCTTTCTCGGATCTTCTGTAACTTCAACTGATTTTTCTATGTTCATTCCAGGAGAAAAATGTTCTGATCCCGCTGATTATGTCCTGCCCTCTTTACCCACATGTCCACAAAATCAATTTGTTGATAACAATGTGAACAATATTATGAAACTTAAGCTCCAGTTATTTCCAATTGATGAACCTACTCGAAGAGCATTGGAAATGGTGAGTATAAAAGAAAACCAACAAGCATCTTACTTTAGAAATGTAAAATTGCTTTTGGAAACTAtcatatctttatcttttttccccttctcaGGATAAGCATAATCCACACCTGGAGCTTACACTTAGTACTCGAAAGAAGATATCATCAATTTTAGAACATCTAAACCGTAAATGGGGTAATTCAAGCATAGCAGCTGGAGAAGTAATgctttttccttatggtattCAAAGGGAAAACTTGGTTAATTGTCCGAGATGGACCCAGGAATCTACTCTTAGTGCAGCAGATATATATGCAATGATTGGAAGTCCACCCATCTTCCGTTTAAGGTACCTCTCTTATCTTGCCCGTCTTGGTTTGTTGTTATATTTGAAGTAACTAGACAGTGACATTTAAGAAAAACTATTTGAGTGTGTTCTTAATAATTGCTTAGATAAAAGAACCTGTGAAAATTTATTCACTTCATCACTGATTAATTTATAATCATGCTTTCTGTGAAAGGTTGAATCGATGAgggaaaagtaaacaaaatggtTTTTAGATACTGAGTTATATAAACCAGCATGTTTCAGGGATTCTATACATACAATAAATGCTTTAAATGTAAAGACATCTGAGCTACTTTACCTTCGTTATTGTTATATTTGAAGTAATTAGACAGTGACATGtaagaaaactatttaattGTGATGTTCTTAATAATTGCTTAGATAAAAGAACATGTGAAAATTCATTCAAGTCATCACTGATTAATTGGTTAATTGATAAGCATGCTTTCTGTGAAATGTTGAATTGATTAgggaaaagtaaacaaaatggtTTTTAGATACTGAGTTATATAAACCAGCAAAATGTTTCAGGGATTCTATACATACATAAATTAACTCATTGATGGAATTTGGTGAACATTCTCAAGAAAAGTAAACAGCATGAGGGCTTGTGTGTGCAGAATGGGAAGGTCTATTTAATTAAGAGACAAGGGATAGATTAGGAATAATAAATATGGAATAGAATTCATTTTTACTATATCTACATTGTAATGATCATATATGCTTATCTTTGTGAAGGTATGGCTGGTTCTCCAATACTGAGCTTGGGTTATTAAATATGCAAGTGCCTGTAGCATCTGGCTCCATGCTCAGACAATACAAAAGTACTGTGGACAATGCTAAGGATCAGATTGTGAATTCAGTTTCATTTCCTACACCATTGACTAATACTCATTCCATGGAGCTCTCTGAAGATTGCAGAACATCCATGAACAGAAACCGTACTCTTATCACTGCTTCAACTGAGGAATCTCGTGATCCTACAGCCAATACACTGTGGCATGGAAAAGATGTTAGGGATGGAGCTGTGTCTACACAGTTGGAAGACATGGTAATTGTCATTCTCTctatttttgttgcttttattaGCCCTATAGTGTTACTTTAGGCTTTCATCTTGTGTCATAGGATCTTGAATTGTTACCTTATTGTACTTTGTTGGCACATGGTATATCATTATCAGCATCCGTAACTTTTAAGTTCTTTGTATATATTCAGGATGAGTTGAAAATAAGCAGTGGAGCAGGACTGTCAGCTGGAGAGTGGGCTGATAGCCTTACCAACATTAGTGTGGGGGATCTACTTTCAGGAGTGTCCCAGGATCTTGATAACTGCATCGATCCTCCTATTGCAGAGAATTTTCATGATATTCAGCAAATTCCTTTTAGTAGTGATTCTTTTGATGCTGCTATTGCTGCTCACATATCTAGACACCAAGACAGGATGGGACAATCATCTCTGGCATCCCATATGTCTTCCATCTGGGATGCCGAAGAAACTTGTGatgcctttttatttaaaaaagatccTATTCTTCACGAAGATCATCCTCGTTTATCTCCAGTTGCTTCTTTAGAGTCTGAGAAAAAGGTTACCAAAAGAAGCTTTGACAAATTGGACGAGGTAGTATATCTTAATTGTTATTACTAGACATTGCTTGTGAAGTGAAACAAGGTTTAATTTTCAGAGTATTTATTGCAGCTGTCACCTGAAAGAGAGAGGCTTGTGGATGATTGTGCTCAAACAGACCCTAATCCTATGGACAGTTCCGAGTCTGATGCAGATATCCAGGAGCATTTAGGAAAGGATTTTAGTGCGCTAGCAGATATGTATTGggtatttttctttctatactCCAATTTTTTCTGTCAGAGTCCATGGCTTCTTTACAGTTGTTTAGGTTCACTTACGGACATTTAGTAGGATGCTTATCTCAGGAAGTCATTACAAACATGTTTACATTCTGTCCCTCTGAGctacaaattttttttgaagtGTTGAATTCATTACAAAGATTGAACtactattttgtgattttgtaaTGTATATATGTACATACACAATGCGTCTGACTTTATTTCCTACTCTGTCTTTCAATTCTATCATGTTGCAGCCTGATTCCTTGGGACCTTTGGATTTGGATATATCATCATCAACTAAATACCATAGCGAAGATCTAATTTTTAGTGATAGTCTTAGTGGATTGAATCGCTTGATAGCCAGCAGCCTGGATGCATTCCAGAATTGTTCCTTTTTTGGGTTTGACAAGAAGGAAGCACCATCAACAGTTGAGGCTCGAGAATCTGCCGCCCTTTCAGATTTTAAAATTGGAAGTGGTATCTGAGACTCGTCATGATCGGATCTTGGTGATGGTTTTCCATTTCTTGCATGAACACAATTGAAGTTTGTTAAGAATTAACATTTTTCCTTATACTGACTGGAGGTGTGCATGCCAAAGAATTGGATTGAGCCACTTCCAACTCTTCCTGTATATGTTTCTCTAATCTGCGTCTCTTTCcttttgtacaaaaaaaaaaaaaaggatcatGGAAGAATCGATCTCCTGTAGAAATATTCCTATTTTTAGGTGAactatatctttttttattctctgcTTCGGATGTTGTGTTTTAAGAAGACCGTCTTGCAACTCCGTGGCATGGACTTGTTTTCTAAGCTAATGGACCCCACCCCCCTCTCTTTCTATCATGCAAGCTAAATATCTGATGGACAAAAACGTTCAGTTTTATGATTAACTTTTTTCATATTCTTTCTTTTAAAGTGATAACTTGGGCCAGATACGTAAACAATACATTATCTGATATAAAAGCAGTCAATTCTCTTTTAGAACAAATTgtgtttcattttgaatttgcttgAGCTTTTAAATGATGAGGGAAAAAATGACCTTACGGGATATAGCTTGTTCGGTTCATATAAAATTCGAGATATATGATAGCACAGTAACTTTCGTCCCCTTACAGCTTGTTTTTAGATACTATCGAGGGCAAAGAATAATCTGACGCACAAAGTGAACTCCCATTCTTATCTAAGTTTAAGACCATGAACCAACATTGATGCTATTAGACTCTATTCCTAATCCTAATCGCTAGTTAGAAATTTACACCCTTTAATGCAAATTTTTTATTCCCTTGCCGTAGAAAAGTTAccatatccatatccatatatgattacattttaatatgatttcatGTAACGTGTGGGATGGATAATACccgattatttaaatattaataagcatatttacccatattttttggatatagaatgaaatagaaaagaaataagCAAGAGGGATAGgtataaaaaggaaataaatcgGAAATGATGTGTTATTTTGATGAATAAAAATAGgaagacaaaatataaaaaaaaaatctccattTGCTTGGatgaataaaaatttgtaaaaatagttccaaaaagtttatttatttttacctcaaatgttttttttatattataaaaaatatttgatttttaaaattaaaaaattaccttTTTAATAGCCATCAAATTAATCATGATAAAAGGTAATTTATATTACAATTAGTTCTACTATTATCAAAAGAGATAACGTGTTGTCAATAAGATAATTGTATCTTAAttacacaattaaaaataaaaaataaaaatataacaaaaatgcaATTCCATTGTGTGTTTAGATATGTagttccaacaaaaaaaatacataataaaaatgcaattcctttatgtataaagataaaagagaattaCATTTccataaaatttgaaagaaaaaaaaagtgtttggaTATCGTGTaggaaaagaggaagaaaaaaggagGGATTACCAAAAGTTGCTGATACAAGTGATTGGATACTTAATTACACCCGCTAGTTatgccaaaaaaataaaaataaagggttGGAAGAGTATTAATGGTGGTACAAATATCGGTCCCGTTTAAAAAGTTTGTAAATGCAAGATTTTATATTggcataaatattttgaaaatacaaACTTCAGTCAGAGATCGAATTCACGCCTATTATTCAAATAAGATATccagtatatataattttcgtATCAACAAAATCCTAATATTTGCCCGATAACGAGCtcgacaatttttttaattaattaatttattttctcctttaaaagttataaatctaCTCATCCTTACCAACGTTATGCTCACAGcaatttgtatataaaaaatataaaaaaattgattaataaaaacTACTCATTAATACATTATTGTTATCATTATCAATAATATGGtttatagttatatatatacgCTGTTTTACCCAataatcagttttttttaaaaaataaaatttatcagtAAACCGGACTGGGATtcacaaaaaaagagaaaaagaaaaaaaaaacccagtCCTTTCAGAAAATCATGCTAAAGACAAAGTGAGATAACATTGGTAGCAACAAAAAACGAAATTAAACCACATAAAAGGCAGTGTGTAGCACGGTAATAATGTGACAGCTTTCTTCATGTGGCCTTTACCATCTATGCATAATCATGCAGACCcacataattaacaaaattctgACACTTCAAATGGCTATTTTCCCTTTAAAGGTATTTAAGCTCTTAGCCAAAAGAAAATATGGGGAAAAGGGAACTTAATCTCACACTAAGTACAACCCTCACTTGTTGGAGCACATCTCAGACCAAACATGCTGAGAAGGAACAGTGACAGCAGGACTAACTTTTTATCCAATTCGTTTAAGTTTACACTTTAATTATTCTCCTCTATGGAGAAACATGCCTACTATTTTACATAGAGAAATGTTAGCACACCTTTTAACACACTTTTTACTgtcaaaatttgttgaaaatcataaaattatgagGGTTCCACTTATTTAATAAACCTCACTcaccattttataatttttaataaacgttgaccaataaaaaattgtgtGTTGCTAGCACTCCTCTTTTACATATATGATGGCAACAACTGAATGtgccaaacaaaaaaattcataattgtaGCAGGAAGCTACAAGGATATTTGTCAAAAGGGTGGGTAAAGACTATGAGAGGCCAGCTCCTTTGGGGAAGTTAGTAATGCTAATAACCATTCAAAACTGGTATTTCAGCTCCATATTGTCATTATGAAAGAAACTTGGATGAGGAGGGCAAATTAATCATTCTTTGATTAAAATGTCATTCTCTCCCATTATTTATTCCTAGACTTTGAAGAAGCCCATTTGAAGTAACCGCAGTTTGCTTCCGGATTAGATGCAGGGCCCTGTAAGTGGAAAAACACGTTAACATTCTGCATAAGGCGAGTGATGCATGAATTCCAAAACGACAGACCAAAGGAAGACAAGATGTAAAACAGAATACGATCTAACCTATCAGAAGTAGTGGCTATAACCTATAATAACTCATGCAGATGCATGACAAGCTCTAGTAAGATAGCTTACAAAACCCAATCCCAACCTTAAAACACATGCTCCTTATTACTTTTCTTCGGTGTTCCAATATATGGTGCAAGTTTGGTAGTTCTTACAAGACAAACCTTACTTTGATCCTCAAAAGAAAGACTATCAATTTAGCACCTACAACTGAATTGCCGTATAGTGGTAAACTCGTGAGTTTACGAATCAAGCTTACCAACCCTCAATGAACTTATAGAAACTCTTGAGTTTGACAAGCTTACAAAACTAGAGATCAACATTGCTCTAATTTTAATGAGGGACTAAATTCCTTTGATGGGCAGATGGATGAGTCCTCATAAAACTATAGTGTAGTGcagaagaataattttaaagttactTAGAAGCACAATGCCCAAAACCACTCAATGGAAACAGATTACCTCAGCACGGGCACAAACATAGAATCTGCGGCCAAAATTAGGTCCTTGTTTCTTCACCACCCGAGCAATACAAGGTTCCTTATGGCCCTTGCAAATAGGTATACTGTTCTGCATCAACTGTTTTATTCGTTGCCACTCTAGTGAAGCCAcattacttttttcttcttttgtggaACTACCATTTGGTCCAGCTAAATCCGGATCACATGTATCAGTATCCAACTCATATTGCTTGGGACTGCCATTATGAGCACATACTGTTGGAATTTCCTGTAAACGAGGGCTTGGTTGAGAGGGTTCTGCCTGATTATTATTTGAGTAATCAGTACATGAGTCATTGACTACTTCTTTTATGGAACTACCTTTGTCAAGATTTGTACTTTTCTGAAAAAATGACCGAAGTGAGAGCTGGGACCATTGACCATTTCTAGCTTTTTTGTTGGATCTGTTACATTGCCTGgttgttgattttttattttcacttcctGATTTAGAAACAGACTCCTGAGAAGAACCTCCAGAAAGTTTGTTTGGTTTCAAAATGCTACTAACTTCAAAATCCTGGCTTGGAGGAAAATGACATTCATTTGGACTTCTTGTGGATGAACCAGCTCTGTTCACTGGTTCTTCTCTCTCACAAGTACCATCCATTGCAATGTCTTCTTGTGCCATCTCACATGATTTCATTAGTTCAGAAACTTGTCTTTTCATCAACACTGACACTGCAAGAAAAGGTTCAGAAACAAATACACATTAACAATAACCTCATGAACAGAGAATCTCATCCAATGAAGAAACAATGTTTTGTACCTAGAGTTTGCTGTATGCCGTGAACCATGGGAACATATCTAGCAGATAAGGAAGGAGTACTGTGCAGAGAGACATCAGGAATTTCATGTAAAGACATTAAAACTGGAGCATGATCAGATCCTTCCAGTTTAACGCTATGCCCTCCCTTCCACCTATGGGCACTGAGCAAATCAGGAATTCAGTTAAAACCTACATTCTTAACCTCGAGGAAGACATGCAGCATTGAACCATTTGACACAGTAGTGGTGAAGAACCACACTAgtagtgagaaaaaaaaaacaatttctgaAAGTAGGCATACGGTTTTTGCAAATTTCATGTGCAATGTAAAATGAAGTAATCCAAAACATAGGGCATGTTACAGTATCACTGAGTAtctaaaatttacattaaaaaaataaccgtTTAGTGTCAAAGACAAAATAGCTTAGGATTCCCCATACAATGCTTGTATCTTACCTCAGTGTGCTTTCTGGCTTACACCGTTTATACTGTGTCAGAATATCACATTCCTTGACATGGCATCTTATAAAACTATGGCATTGCAGGTCATCCAATTCATGTAAGCATGAACCAGCAAATAGAATATGGTCAATTCTACTCCCAAAGTTAAATACTTCAGCACCTGTATTTTGTGACCAACAGGTGTATGCTTCCCTTCTGCATACAAtctcaaaatatacaaatacaaATTAACAAGATTAATACTGATCATATTGAAGGTGTGACCACAAAATATGGAaaacaaaatgtaaaattagAAGAAACAAGAAGGGAAAATATGGAGGTATATAGTTCACGCACAGAGAAATGTATCTGACATACAgactaaaaataagatttaaagtaGATATATAGTTCATTACattcaaacaaaacattttCATAATCCGAATTTGGAAAGTTGAAAAGGTGACTTCAATTTGAAAGCAACATAATCCCATATAAACtataaagatgaaagctattatacctggaaaaaaaaagatgacaagataaaaagatttataaaaaagatagaATTAAAAGATTCTCCAATCTCCATTTTCTGGCAAGGCAATGTTCATCAGGTATCAAAATCAGGAATTAAATTTCCAATCAATATCTGATATTTAACAAAACTGGTAACTCCAAGATCCTTACCTATCAGGATGTTTTGCTCTGAAGACATCAGAAAATCGACCCCCATTTTCAATTAACATTGATTTGAACCAttttctaaacctacacatgaATTCAGGCAAAAAAGTTAAGATAATTATCAGCATATTAGATTAGACATTAAAAATACTTCATAGAATTCTGGCTGTAAGCTCACtcgttattttcaaaatcaggTCCGGCATCACATCGATCAATTGCAAATGGTGCAATATTGAGATCACCAACAACAAATATTCTCCTTCCTTGATGCAGGAGAGACTCCCATCTTTTCTATTAAAGAGACTATCAACATCAatcaaacagaaaacaaaagaaaaaagaaaattttcagcTCTATACAAGAAaacagagtaaaaaaaaatgagcacTGTACACAAACTATGATATTCATGTCCcatttattaaaaagtttttttttatcagccaatgTTAGTTTTTGCTAGAATGTTAGTGGGGAGATTCGAACTCACGACCTCTAAACATATTGAGACGGACAAGCAGTTTTCAGGTCACAATTTTCTTAGCAATGATACAATTGGATGAACCAATTCAAACTTTTCAAACATAATCAACATTAACAAGTTCAGAGAATCTTAAACTCTAGCTCCGAATTATCAACTTGTCTAGTTgtcttataattatttatccaaTAACACACAATTGAAGCAGAAAATACTACCAAAATCCAAATAAGAACAAAAGCCACCGTTTGAAGCATGGAAAAAATTCTGCAAAGCAATGACTTTTGGATTTAGTCATCATTCACTGATTCTATTAACATATAAACATTTCAAATACCTGTAATATCctgtaaaatttttgtttaaactGAATCCTTTCTGTGTCATCACCTCCAGCTCGGGGCCCATACAAATTGAAAAGAACTACACAAATTCAAACACAAGTACACAACTGTGtcaaaacaactataaattccttctttttcaaaaagaaaaaaaataatgaagatgaTTAGATTAATgccttaaaaatatatacatcatTCTTTCTAGTCACACTCATGTACACCCCTTCACAGAACACCTGGAGAATGGAACTTGGTAAACAAGGGAGCCAACTTTCAaaaatctcccccccccccccccccccctcctctCTTCTACTAAATAAAAGGCATATACAGAGAATACTCACCAAAGTGAGTGTGATCTGTGATTATGCAGCGCCCCTCACTATCAAGACTTAGAAGCTCATCTTTTGAAAATTCCTCAAGATCTTCCATCAAGAATGGCAATTTGTCGTTGCTAGTTTGAGAGTTTCCCAAAAGACCAGTAAACCCTTCCTCTGCTGCCAGCGGCAACACCACTTCATTACTCGAAAATGCAGACTTTACACGACAAAATGTAATGACACCTGCACAGTCAACACAATTTATTGCCTAAGAAGCATGAATGAGACACTCTAACACACTATTTTAAACATGTTTGTTAATGATTTAATTACTCTTTTGGTCCTTCTAACTTTACAATCTTTACATTCAATTCTTACGGCTAAAATCTACTTGTTTTAGTTCCTTCATTTACACTTTTTAATCCATTTTAGTTCTTGCCGTCTagaattatagggactaaaacgaATTAAGAAATGTATGCGAAGAGACTAAAActagttaaaaaaatgtgtaggaaataaaattagttgttaaTAGGTGTAGCCCCATacaaactaaaagataaagattgtatatttattgagatcaaatgagtaattaaatcttttttacTAAGGGAGTCTAGTTCAATTAGTTGAGCAGGTGCGTGAGTTGTTGTAAATCTCCCTGGtatatgtcttttttattttattattattgataaaaatttaatagaaaCTGCATCCCAGTTCTTATTTAACGAGTCTCACTCATATTtcgtaatttctaataaattttaaccatt
This region includes:
- the LOC114381521 gene encoding TSL-kinase interacting protein 1-like, yielding MEVEVPISLDSNNQLQPETVVSVQIGDPGVSLSVANAVNPQQQATKKPTRQWAAWTRQEEESFFTALRQVGKNFEKITSRVQSKNKDQVRHYYYRLVRRMNKLLGPGLCLDAKNSKDTNAAMLRWWSLLEKYSCKASKLHLKPRRFKIFLEALEHQLLKDRKKNVRKRPLQGGNCLPSAPTTVSNQSRASGNDAYAVKLVLVDSQNILKLGPSKPSTKRNVNMGVNRSNTKGDSNTMKPTRQRKKSGTISTAAYRKWEKAAIAGVSLVADAAEHLERAATVKGIEQDQENPGEKCSDPADYVLPSLPTCPQNQFVDNNVNNIMKLKLQLFPIDEPTRRALEMDKHNPHLELTLSTRKKISSILEHLNRKWGNSSIAAGEVMLFPYGIQRENLVNCPRWTQESTLSAADIYAMIGSPPIFRLRYGWFSNTELGLLNMQVPVASGSMLRQYKSTVDNAKDQIVNSVSFPTPLTNTHSMELSEDCRTSMNRNRTLITASTEESRDPTANTLWHGKDVRDGAVSTQLEDMDELKISSGAGLSAGEWADSLTNISVGDLLSGVSQDLDNCIDPPIAENFHDIQQIPFSSDSFDAAIAAHISRHQDRMGQSSLASHMSSIWDAEETCDAFLFKKDPILHEDHPRLSPVASLESEKKVTKRSFDKLDELSPERERLVDDCAQTDPNPMDSSESDADIQEHLGKDFSALADMYWPDSLGPLDLDISSSTKYHSEDLIFSDSLSGLNRLIASSLDAFQNCSFFGFDKKEAPSTVEARESAALSDFKIGSGI
- the LOC114381525 gene encoding DNA-(apurinic or apyrimidinic site) lyase 2, whose amino-acid sequence is MKIVSYNVNGLRQRIAQFGSLRNLLNSFDADIICFQETKLRRQEVTADLVMADGYESFFSCTRTSQKGRTGYSGVITFCRVKSAFSSNEVVLPLAAEEGFTGLLGNSQTSNDKLPFLMEDLEEFSKDELLSLDSEGRCIITDHTHFVLFNLYGPRAGGDDTERIQFKQKFYRILQKRWESLLHQGRRIFVVGDLNIAPFAIDRCDAGPDFENNEFRKWFKSMLIENGGRFSDVFRAKHPDRREAYTCWSQNTGAEVFNFGSRIDHILFAGSCLHELDDLQCHSFIRCHVKECDILTQYKRCKPESTLSAHRWKGGHSVKLEGSDHAPVLMSLHEIPDVSLHSTPSLSARYVPMVHGIQQTLVSVLMKRQVSELMKSCEMAQEDIAMDGTCEREEPVNRAGSSTRSPNECHFPPSQDFEVSSILKPNKLSGGSSQESVSKSGSENKKSTTRQCNRSNKKARNGQWSQLSLRSFFQKSTNLDKGSSIKEVVNDSCTDYSNNNQAEPSQPSPRLQEIPTVCAHNGSPKQYELDTDTCDPDLAGPNGSSTKEEKSNVASLEWQRIKQLMQNSIPICKGHKEPCIARVVKKQGPNFGRRFYVCARAEGPASNPEANCGYFKWASSKSRNK